From the Diospyros lotus cultivar Yz01 chromosome 13, ASM1463336v1, whole genome shotgun sequence genome, one window contains:
- the LOC127788353 gene encoding uncharacterized protein LOC127788353, with translation METHVNKELRENACVWFSRWMYEAGLSFNAVKYPSFKPMIEAIGRACPGMKPPSYHEVRVPYLKKELVHTNEIMKSHKEDWPKYGCSLMCDGWKDKRERSLLNILVNCPKGSMFIRFVDTSSYAKDAVKIFQLLDWFVEEVGDANVVQVVTDNASANVLAGDFLMAKRKHLYWTPCAAHCLDLMLEDIFKLPILKKTFQKACAVNGFLYSSTQVLNMMRTFTNKREMLRPGKTRFATAFFTLSRLHKQKANLRKMFTLEEWTNSKFAREAWGKIASQTVLQDSFWKNVLYALKVLGPLVKVLRVVDNEDKPGMPYIYEVMDRAKEAIVKSFGDERKYKQIFEIIDGRWNIQLHRLLRATGYYLNPEFFYSNASIGEDQEIIDGLYQTIERLVPTAEVQDKISKELSLYKNAEGIFGKQICIRGRNQLSPGNMVF, from the exons ATGGAGACCCATGTCAAtaaagaattgagggagaatgcTTGTGTTTGGTTTTCAAGATGGATGTATGAAGCTGGCTTGTCTTTCAATGCAGTCAAGTATCCAAGTTTTAAGCCAATGATTGAGGCTATTGGTCGAGCTTGTCCAGGCATGAAACCTCCTAGTTATCATGAGGTGAGAGTTCCTTATCTTAAGAAGGAGTTGGTACacacaaatgaaattatgaaGAGTCATAAGGAGGATTGGCCCAAATATGGATGTTCCCTTATGTGTGATGGTTGGAaggataagagagagagatctttgCTTAACATTTTGGTAAATTGTCCAAAGGGAAGCATGTTCATTAGATTCGTTGATACTTCCTCATATGCCAAGGATGCtgttaaaatatttcaattactcgACTGGTTTGTAGAGGAAGTAGGTGATGCAAATGTGGTTCAAGTTGTCACTGATAATGCCTCGGCTAATGTTTTAGCTG GAGACTTCTTAATGGCTAAGCGAAAGCACTTATATTGGACACCATGTGCTGCCCATTGCTTAGACCTaatgttagaagatatttttaaacttccTATATTGAAGAAGACTTTTCAAAAAGCATGTGCAGTAAATGGATTCTTGTATAGCTCTACACAAGTGTTGAATATGATGAGAACATTCACAAATAAGAGAGAGATGCTAAGACCTGGGAAAACAAGATTTGCCACAGCTTTCTTCACCCTTTCAAGACTTCATAAACAAAAAGCCAACTTGAGGAAGATGTTCACTTTAGAAGAGTGGACTAACTCTAAATTTGCAAGAGAAGCATGGGGTAAGATCGCATCTCAAACAGTGTTACAAGattcattttggaaaaatgttcTTTATGCTCTCAAGGTGTTAGGGCCACTTGTCAAGGTGCTTAGAGTGGTAGACAATGAGGATAAGCCTGGTATGCCTTATATTTATGAGGTTATGGATAGGGCAAAAGAAGCCATTGTAAAAtcttttggtgatgaaagaaaatacaagcaaatatttgaaatcattGATGGGAGGTGGAATATTCAATTGCATCGTCTTCTACGTGCAACCGGATATTACTTGAATccagaatttttttattcaaatgcaaGCATTGGAGAAGATCAAGAGATTATTGATGGGTTGTATCAAACCATAGAGAGGTTGGTTCCCACTGCAGAGGTGCAAGACAAAATTTCTAAAGAGCTAAGCTTGTATAAAAATGCTGAAGggatatttggaaaacaaatatGCATAAGAGGAAGGAATCAATTGTCACCAGGTAATatggttttttaa